The genome window GTTAATGTCTTCTTTTTGTAGTTATACGGCTAAAATCGGTAGATACATATGTCTATTGCCTCTTGCATAGATAATTCCATCTCCTCATCGGTGGGCCGTAAATAAAAGTCAAACAAAGTGAGTCAACTCGCAGCGATGGATTCTCATCTCTTAATTGGAAAGTTGAATTAAAGGGAATATAATAATAACAGCACAGTATGTAACTCCGGCAATCCATTTGAGCATCCATGACATCTACGGAGTCACCATTTATATGGTTCGAGTAAGTCGCGTAAATGGTAATGTTTTCATGTTAAGTCGAATCATAATTCGTGGCACGATTATGGCAGCCAGCATCAGATTTCGAACAATATTTTAGGTCTCGATCTGTTGCAAATTGATACGTTCCAGCAGATCCCAATGACCTCTTTCACCTACCTAAATCGATTTGTGCTCTCAATTAAATAAAAGAATACACCTGCTATTGTGTTACTTTTCCTTAAAATCTTCCATATCATCATTCCTTTTCACTTCCAACACATGTTTTAGTTAGGAATATTGAATCACTTCCAACGCATGAGATAACTGCTATTAGATTTCCGACGGAGAACTGACTGTTACGGTATCTTGCAGTTGACAATGTCTAATATGGATCTCCATCGATCGTTGCATGGCTGAGCAGAGCAAGTCATGTGGGAAAAAAGAATCATTGATGACCGAGAGAAGAAGGCAAGATAGAAGGGAAGCGCTTCAAGGAATATGATACAGCTTAGAGGGCTTCAACCCCGCAGTGACGTTGAAGTAATTAAGGGTCCGCGCCCACCTCAGGTGGCTCTTGAGCTTGTGGACCGCGATGGTGTCCGGGATGAACTCGTGGCGGTGGCACGTCCGCGGCTCCTCCATGTAGTCGTACATCGCCGGCTCCATGTTGAACTTCTTACCTCGGCCTCCTTCTCTCATCCATAGCCCGGTCTGGAAGTCCTCCGGCCCAACCTGGTTCTTTCTGGGCAACTCCGACGTCGCGATCCATTCCACCAAGTCCCAGGATAATAGATATCCCATTCCGGTCATGTAGTTGGTTTTATGTTGCGGGATCCAACAGGGATTGATCAACCCATAGTAGACGTCCTCCCGAGGCATCTTCCTGAGTGATTCTGCCAGGTTATGAAGCCGGAAGTAGGCGTCGTCGTCCACCTTCATGACGTAGTCGTAAGGCCGGTCGCCGCCGTTGCTGCCCTCGAGCATCTTCGGCAGGCTGGAGAAGTAAGCGTAGGTCTTGCCGTGGTCCATGTTCTCGCCGCAGTCGAGGATGATGATGTCGTCGTAGAGCACGATCTCCATGGCCACCAGCACTCGCTGCTCCTCCTTGGTCAGGTTGCAGAAGACGAAGCGGACGTCGATCTGGGCATTAGTGATGTTGGATTGGAGGGCGTAAACGTTTCGCAT of Musa acuminata AAA Group cultivar baxijiao chromosome BXJ2-3, Cavendish_Baxijiao_AAA, whole genome shotgun sequence contains these proteins:
- the LOC103976891 gene encoding beta-1,3-galactosyltransferase pvg3-like; its protein translation is MKKPSLHSSPSTIPFILLSAALVALIFFVVYPNEFRLQSIVTSRCGSQPPSSVATFIETVTPKPDFRLLMGILSLPDSYERRHLMRNVYALQSNITNAQIDVRFVFCNLTKEEQRVLVAMEIVLYDDIIILDCGENMDHGKTYAYFSSLPKMLEGSNGGDRPYDYVMKVDDDAYFRLHNLAESLRKMPREDVYYGLINPCWIPQHKTNYMTGMGYLLSWDLVEWIATSELPRKNQVGPEDFQTGLWMREGGRGKKFNMEPAMYDYMEEPRTCHRHEFIPDTIAVHKLKSHLRWARTLNYFNVTAGLKPSKLYHIP